The Scleropages formosus chromosome 9, fSclFor1.1, whole genome shotgun sequence DNA segment TCCATCTTTCCATTTTGGCACAGTATACTGCACAGCCTAGCTGTAGCTTACAGCTTTGAAATCAATACTTTGGTTAGTAAATGTGTGAGCGTACTTATTTGCTTCTGTTACATCACTGCCGTTTAGATGAAATAAGGCTTGATGAAATGGAAGAATTTATCCTTTTAATTGCTAATGCCTTACTCGGACTGATTCTTGACAGATTTGAGTTATGTGAATTTTGTACAACTCAATCCCCATAATGGTAAGTAGAAACTGATACCGAGCTGGTATATAACTTCACTAATGTGCTGCCACTAACAAATGTAATATGGCGTGAAGGCTGAAAACACTTTCATTTGTTGTATTGCAACAACTGGTTTAATTTCAAATGGGTGTGAAGGAGAAGCAAAGGGTACAATGCTTTAATTTAACTGATATTGGCCCTTTTTGTTACAACTAACCAGGAATTCTTGagttcagtttttattaacAATGTGCTAACTTTTCTGTGCTATTAAATGGTGTTTTGGTAAAGTTGATGTTTACGTTTCAAAAATTGCCTATAAAGGTGGGGCTTTTTAAATCtgttgcaaaataaaaattagtacATATGGAAGGAAATTGAGTGAATGATCatttatgaatattcataaacaaaatgagaaattaaattCCAAAAAATTAGGAAATAGTGAATAAAGGGATGTAATGAagtaaaatcagtttttgcaAAACCAGTGTTCCTCACTGTCATACAATTAAACCCTATAGAGGTCTATGGGGTGGCAAAGAAATGGCAGGAAAACGCTTTCCATTTGTGTTCATTGTGTAAATGAACACTAACAGACAATTAAATCTGAAAGGATTAATTGGGGAATGAAAAGTAGCAAAACCGCATTTATATTACAGGTTCAAGCAATAAGAAATTCTGCCTTTGTTTCTAGTCCTGcacttttctcacttttcacTGTCATAAATCTTTTGGCCATGCAGATAATCTAATACTTAATTTTTCCTACTCTGTTTGCTTAACCGTTCCCTGCCGACCAGTCCTCCAGCATCTGTAGCGCATGCCGCTTTTACGAGGGATCAAATTTGCCACAGAAAGAGGATTATGTGTGCATATTAAAAGGCTTGCTTATAAAATACTGCTCCCCTCTGGTGTTTTCTTCTACATTTCAATAGAGACATTAAACTGACAAAGCCTTTAGTCAGCAACTTGGAATTGGGTGGCCACAGTTAATCTCAATAATGCTGGTTAATTCCTACCAAAATGCAGGTTTTTAGGTCGCTGTAGAGAGCAGCCGATGTTATGCTTTCTGCTCCGGTTGCTGTTGTGGCTTTAACAAAGTCGGCTAATATGGTTGGTGTCTTGTGGCCAGGTGGCTATGCTTCAGGAGGAGAGGAACAGCCTGCTGGCAGAAAATGATGTGCTAACAGACAGGGCCAGCCAGCTGGACTCCTTTGATGACCCCAACACCCCATCGGGGAAGAAGCACTGGCAGCTTCAGCTGCAGCTTGAGCAGCTACAAGAGGAGAACTTCAGGTATCGCCTTCAGACGGCACACGGTTGTCATTAAGACCATTTGTAATAACGTTTTGAGATATGCGGCGTATTGGGGTCACGTACGTCAGCCGTATACAGCTGATTAAGATTAGAATCTTTCGTTACAGAAAAGTCCTTAATTGCTCATTCGGGAAACAATGCTTAATTATAACTTCTCTGCAATCAGTTTTTCGCTTGCTGACGTAATCCTTTCagcaagtggaaagaaaaatgtattatctTTCTAAACTTGAATTTGTGTGACCTCCAGGCTTGAGGCTGCGAAAGATGACTACCGCATCCACTGTGAGGAACTGGAAAAGCAGCTTGTCGAGATGCAGCACCGCAATGATGAGCTTACCAGCCTAGCGGAAGAAGCCCGTTCGCTCAAGGATGAGCTAGACATTTTGAGGTGTGTCCAGCTGATGGCTCATGCTTCTGTTCTTGAGCCCCCTCCAATATCCCTTTCCGTATACACGACACGAGTCTCTTCAACAATTAGTGTCTGACTTCGGGTAGGAGCTGTTCAGATCGGGCCGTGAAGTTGGAGGCCTCAGTGGAGACCTACAGGAAGAAGCTGGAGGACCTGGGTGACCTGCGGCGGCAGGTTAAGGTTCTGGAGGAAAAGAGCATGACCTATATGCAAAACACTGTgagcctggaggaggagctgcgcAAAGCCAATGCATCACGTGCCCAGCTGGAGATGTACAAAAGACAGGTATGGAGTAGCTGTCAGACAAGTGACAATGATCTTGTCTTGTGTCTCTATATTTTGGTGTGTGGTTAGTCTCTTGAGTGCTGCAAAATTGACAGGAGCAAGTGGTTACAGTTGGTGGGGGAGTGGTTGAATGGGTGTGGTTAGACAGTACAAGTAATCTTagttttttccatctgttaGGTCCAGGAGTTGCACAGGAAGTTGTCCGAGGAGACTCGGAGGGCTGATAATTTGGCATTTGAAATGAAGAAGTTTGAAGAGAAGCTGGAAACTGTGATAAAGGAGAAGGAGGTATGGTAAAATGTGGTGTTCTGCTGACTGCATATATAGTATACCAGGAAATAGAAACAGTAGGCTAGGCATGGTCTGGGAGCACCACATTATGTTCCTGTTTTTGCATTATGTCAGCTTTTAATTGGTtaagttaaaattatttaaactgattttgtaaTGGTGTAAAGACCATGAATTGCTTTGTGAGGTTTACTTGTCTGCTGGTGTgtcagaaataatttaattgccaattaaaatgtattctctAAAATCTGCTGGACTATGGGCTTCTAGGGCCAGGTTTGACCACCTGTGCAATAGATTTGAGCTCCAGTTATGATGGGGAGCCTGAGCATTTTTCCATAGCCCAGATAGTGAAGTTAGTCCAGTTTCAATTAATCAGACTTTATTGCAGGACTCTTATTAAAATTCCCACACCGAGTTAAGGCAAGAACATTTATAACTTAATTTCCTGAAATGTGGTAACTTTCAGTACTCGCCTATATAGGGTGAAATCTAGTTGTGATTTATTGCTTTGAATTCACCATCACAACTCTTCTCCCTCCACCCCCTGCTAGAGGATAATCATTGAGCGGGACTCCTTAAAGGAGACCAATGAGGAGCTGCGATGCACACAGGCACAGCAGGACCAGCTCTTACAAGCAGGTTTGTCGCTGGAGGTcttttgtttccatggcaatgtcTCTAGAAGAATTTCAGTAGTAAAATCCCTGTGCAGACAACAGGATGAAGAAGcacattaaattgaaaaataaactgaatggtTTCATGTATTTCTCTCAAGGAATTTTTCGTGCTGGAGATGCAAGCCATGATAATCTCGCAGCTGAGATGTTACCTATAGAGTTCAGGTAATTGCTCTGTAGTTATTCACACTGACTGTTATAGCTTACTCAAGGTTACTGTAGTGTTGTAGTGAGTCGCATTGTGCGCTGGTGTGAGACGGTGCCCTTTTCGTTGGCCAAGTGACCCTTTCTGCCTGTGGCCCAAGGGAGAAGTTCATTCGGCTCCAGCATGAGAATAAGATGCTGCGTCTGGAGAGAGAGGGCTCTGAGAACGAGCGCATTGCTGAGCTGCAGGCCCTGTTAGAGGAGGCCCACCGTCATAGGAGTGAGCTGGACACAGAGAACAGGTACTGTACCTCCTACTCACGGGCCTTGTACCCCGTACAGAGCATTAGGTGTTTAAACTTGCCTAAGCGCTTACGTATTTAGGATTTCTGTATCACAGATCCTCAGTTCTCTGCTCTTATTACTCCTGGAGCTGCACAAAGGTGGCTGCCCACTAAAGTTTTgtactgggttttttttttttccccccccccctcccctctctcctAATACTCTTGGAGCTATacaatctgacttttttttttcttggacaaCTGTATCACTggacattttgttttctgtgttctaTCCACAATAAATGTGGAGCTGCTGTGGAGTTACTCATCCAGCTGATTTCTACCAGCAGGGGCTGCAGCTGTAACAGCAGTGAGATTTTTGTGTGCAATGGAAGTCTGCCACTGGCCCTGAGGAGGCTGTGTGAGGCCTGTGTTTGCCCAGCAGAGGTTACATATTCTGAATCAGCTTGGGCATAGATCTCAGGGTTTTAGAAGTGTCTGAAAGGGTTTAGACTGTGCAAGGGGGTGACTATTAGTGCCGTAGAAGAGGTGGCAAGACCGCTGTTTACATGAACAGGGGGTGGTGTATCGGCAGACGTTGGCTGGAACAATTCTGTGGCCTGGGCGTTGTGTTgattgtctttggactgttctTGTGTTCCTTGTGGGATTTCCCATACCAACAAGCACACAGGAGACTTCTGACATTCATATTGCAGCGAGGACACTTGGGCAGGAACAGCCTTATACCCTCATTGTGCTCTTCAGTGACCTTGTCCAGTTGAGCTgttgtgctgctttttaaatttgtctgtaccctctgtgtttttatttccagaTCTGTACTTTCCTAGGTGTGATATTCACCTGTTCCAGAGTTTTTTGTTATTGCTTTGCTCTAGCCTTCTAAGGTTTCCTTTAGGATCAGTGAAGTTTGTCAGTCTACCGACCTAATCTATATCGCTCAAGGTCAGCTGGTGACTGCAGCATTCATACCTGGAAATTCATGATAGCAAAGTCATCTTTCAGTATTCTAGAAACAAATGTGTAAGGTTTTAGTACTTTTAGGCCAgattgtctttatttttgtacttttcatcAGGTTGAACCGAGAAAGGATCACTGAGCTGCAGCTTCAGGTGGAAGATCTCCAGAAGGCCCTGCAGGGTCAGGGGTCTAAAGCTGAAGATGTAGGTGACATTTTATAAATAAGAGCTTCTGCTTTAAGCAGAAGCAGCTGCTATAGTTCTAGATGTTTTCTAGAAGTGGTTTTTTTGGGGACTCAACAgcttttgtcatgtttttattttcagtctcaTCTGAAGAAAAAACTAGATGCTCATATGTAAGTATGACTCAAGTATTTACTTTCTAACAGAATGACACCATGGTTTCACTATGAATTTTTCCAAGGCTGGTGAATGTCGATTGTTTTCCGGTATTCTCAGGGTGCAGCTGAACCAGGCACAGGatgaaataatgaagaaaaaggaGCTTATTGAAGACCTGCAACCAGACAGTGCCCAGACTAGTCAGTGTAACatgttctcttttttattttaaaatagtgagtggtacagtggcacagcaaatagtttTTGTCTTTCATCTCCTGGATGGTGTAAAAGGACaggggtttaatccctgctcagtttgtttggagtttgcatgttcttcctgtctGAATGcaggtttcctcagggtgctctggtttactcccacagtccaaagacacatttcagtgGAGTTGGTGATACTAAATTACTTTGTGTGTAGTCTCGTGCTACTGTATGCATTTGTGACTGACTGTAGATAGTGTACAGCAGTGTATTTCATTCCGTCATTGTGACTGTGTAATCTTTGAGGAAAAGATCATATGAATGAATAGTATAATGTGGTAATGTAACATACTGTTGCTACATCTGTGCTGTAGTTTTGCCCCCAGTGCTCTGTATtaattgcttcatttttttatatttaatgtggGACAATATGAAATGCAGACCTTCAGTTGAAAGCCATTTTCTGATCAGATTTAGTGGCATTAATAATTATGGTGAAAGGAAGATGTTTTGACTTGGGATTGAATGTTTTAAACTCTTTAATCTGGCAGAAATTTTTCTGAGTGTTAATGAAGCTAAAGTTTGTGTCATTGCAAAGAActggttttctttgttttcctgaagCTCTGAAAATTGATGAGCTGCTTGCTGCCCTGAAGAAGAAAGATGAAGACATGAGAGCAATGGAAGACCGCTACAAAATGTACTTGGAAAAAGCCCGCAATGTGAGTGCTTTTGACCATTGCTTTTATGGATTCATCAACACCCACTGCCAAGCTTGGGTCCCTCAATGTTAAACTGGGATCAGTCTGGATAAATTATCAAGAAGCACAGGTATGAACACTGTAATTAAGGATATTTCTACTGGCTCATCATTTGTAGGTTATTAGGGCTCTGGATCCAAAACTGAACCCAGCCACAGCTGAAATTCAGTCCCTGAAAAACCAGCTTGCGGAAAAAGACAAGAGAATCTTCAGCCTCGAGGTACAGCTGCTGAGCTCAGCAAAGCCCTtgctaaaatggaaaaactgaacCTTTTCACTTTCCATTGAGTTTTGTAGTGACAGTCTCTCCCTTTCTATGTAGCGTGAATGTGAACAAGCAAAACTCCGGGAATATGAGGAGAAACTGATTGTGACAGCATGGTATAACAAGGTATTAAGACAATGTTGATGTTGCTTTTCTGTGCTACCAGTGAATgcaaatgcttttctgcaaatgtGCACTGTCTTCACAAAGTCCACGCCATTTTTTTCACGTCGTCCTTCACAGAACAAAGCATGTAAAcctttttcccttccttttttgTTTGACATCAGCTTTTTCTTGGTTCTCTCTTTGCGTGCCAATAGAGCTTGAATTTTCAGAAAATGGCCATTGAGTCCCGGCTGGCAGGACGGTCCAACTCCACAATGGTGCCCCCAGGTCAGTCCTTCCTAGCACAGCAACGGCAGGTGACCAATGCCCGCCGCACTCTCTCCATCAACACGCCAGCAACGTCCTCGAAGTAACAGCATTTCCCCCACCGCCCTAAAGCGCACAATCAAGTGACCTTAAGCGCTATCACTTGCAACCCTTCTAAAGTAACTTCAGAGACGTGCACATGAGAAGCTCAAAACAAGCACGCAGAGAAAAGTCTGAGCTCTGCCCAAGCACACTGGGCTCATGAATCTGGGCTCTGCCAGAGCAGAGGATTCTCATGTACACTTGTTGAGTGGTCTAAGTCTCGCATTGATGAAGCCTTATCTTGTCATATCAAATTAAATTCTCAATTCCTAAGTCAGGGAGACACTGTctgtgaatatactgtatgttgtatgCTGGGTAAATGAAGTTATGAAATGCAGATGTAAATATCTCAGATGTGCAGCTAAGAGTGTCAAGCTTgtttataaaacaaatgtaattatcTCTGGAAATTTTTCTTGTgaagataaatgtataaatagccTATTCAAGTTAAATTGGTGCTGGACATcaaatttttctccttttgcagTGCTCAGAgtgcaaaagttttaaagaatttCTTATGTAAATCAGAAGTaattatttaacaaacagaAGCTGTGGGAATTGGGATTGTCTTGAAAGAGGTGCTGCAGTCAGACTCTAATTTGAAATTCATTGACGTTATCTATTTtgtctgaaattaaatgtaaccTGAATACTAATGCATGCTCTGCAATTATATAAGAatgctttctttttaatttcttaatccTGTTATATTTCTAAAGGAAGGACATGTCAAagttgaaagggaaaaaaaaaaaaaaggggggggggggggaatcaaacatGTGTTTAGATGGTTCATAATTCATTTGAAAGGAGACCAAAAACTTTGATTGTACTGTCTGTTTTACTAGTAATTATATAGTTATCCTGTGTCAGTCACCATAATACTGTAAGACTTTGACTTATCTTTCCTTAACCATTCAGTGTGATTACTCAATTATCTCTTGTCTGGGAGAGGCTGACATAACTGGAGGAACATAATGGGGGTgggacaacttttttttttttttttttttaattgttggtTTCTAAATGGTGTATTTATAGTTAAACTGATGTACCTTCTTGCAAAATACAgaatgttttattgctttttattttctcagtttttcaacTATGTATAAGATCCACAGCCATGCATAAACTGTTACAAATTGGACCTGGATTATaagcaattttgtttttaagaaatgtttattaaaaggCATAGTATAACCTCAGTGGCATCAACAcctataaattaattttcaggttTATGTTGATCATGTGAGGAAatcaaaataaagttttaaaggATATGTGggttttttaatctttttggTTCAATGAGATATATACTGAGCTTTTGAAAAGTGTGCTGGAAGCAAGGAAAAAATGGGCATGGGTAAGGACCTGAGTAACTTTAAGAGCTAGATacctgggtcagagcatctccaaaacagcaggtcttgtggggtgtttccagtatgcagtggttaatACCTACCAAAAGTCCAAGGAAGGACAGCCGATGAACAgacaacagggtcatgggcatCCAAGGCTCAGTGATGCACGTGGGGCGTGTAGGATAGCCAGTCTGTCTGGTCTAATCCCACACAAAAGCTACTGTAGCACATATTCCtgaaaatcttaattttagCCATGACTGAAAGGTGTCgaacacagtgcatcacagttGGCTGTGTAGTCGCAAACCAGTTGGAGTGCCTTTGCTGACCCTTGTCCGCCAACATgagtgtcagaactggaccatcgagcaatggggaaaaatgtgacctGGTTTGAATCACATGTTGTTTTAGAACAGGTGGATGGCCAAGTGCATTTGTGCCATTTACCTGGGCAAGAGATGGCAataggatgcactatgggaagaaggcaagctagcagaggcagtgtgatgctctgggaaATATTCTGCTGGGAatccttgggtcctggcattgatgtggatgttactttacattttctacctacctaaagattgttgcagaccacgtacacctgTTCATGGCAATGGTATTCTCTGATGGCAGTAGCCGTGCCACATTGcgaaaattgttcaggaatcgGTTGAGGAACAtgagagttcaaggtgttgacttggcctccaaattacCCAGATCTCAATCTACTCAAGCacctgtgggatgtgctgggaaAACAAGTTTGATCCACTAAAGCCACATCTCGTAGGAtgtgctgctaatgtcttgggGCCAGATGCATttaattagcagatgcttttctccaaagcaacttctaatgaattctatgtagttatcagcccacccaccttattcaccaaagtgacttggactacttacaatgggtcacccatcagtggaacacactcttgtAACTcccacactctgggtgaacccgaacagtatgtctttggactgtgggaggaagcccatgcagactgagcagggattgaacccacatcctctctcaccacccagg contains these protein-coding regions:
- the hook1 gene encoding protein Hook homolog 1 isoform X2, which codes for MASKAVLCESLLVWLQTFNTPSPCRTVEDLTSGVAVSQALHQIDPVWFSENWLGRIKDDVTDNWRLKMNNLKKILQMVVDYYNEVLMQQISDFPLPDLALLAERSDPVELGRLLQLILGCAVKCERKQEYIKIIMTLEESVQHVVMTAIQELKKALEDLSELAAEKEELAQRCLELDAQVAMLQEERNSLLAENDVLTDRASQLDSFDDPNTPSGKKHWQLQLQLEQLQEENFRLEAAKDDYRIHCEELEKQLVEMQHRNDELTSLAEEARSLKDELDILRSCSDRAVKLEASVETYRKKLEDLGDLRRQVKVLEEKSMTYMQNTVSLEEELRKANASRAQLEMYKRQVQELHRKLSEETRRADNLAFEMKKFEEKLETVIKEKERIIIERDSLKETNEELRCTQAQQDQLLQAGIFRAGDASHDNLAAEMLPIEFREKFIRLQHENKMLRLEREGSENERIAELQALLEEAHRHRSELDTENRLNRERITELQLQVEDLQKALQGQGSKAEDSHLKKKLDAHMVQLNQAQDEIMKKKELIEDLQPDSAQTTLKIDELLAALKKKDEDMRAMEDRYKMYLEKARNVIRALDPKLNPATAEIQSLKNQLAEKDKRIFSLERECEQAKLREYEEKLIVTAWYNKSLNFQKMAIESRLAGRSNSTMVPPGQSFLAQQRQVTNARRTLSINTPATSSK
- the hook1 gene encoding protein Hook homolog 1 isoform X1 → MASKAVLCESLLVWLQTFNTPSPCRTVEDLTSGVAVSQALHQIDPVWFSENWLGRIKDDVTDNWRLKMNNLKKILQMVVDYYNEVLMQQISDFPLPDLALLAERSDPVELGRLLQLILGCAVKCERKQEYIKIIMTLEESVQHVVMTAIQELMSKENISHFGADTLVDIEQQLKKALEDLSELAAEKEELAQRCLELDAQVAMLQEERNSLLAENDVLTDRASQLDSFDDPNTPSGKKHWQLQLQLEQLQEENFRLEAAKDDYRIHCEELEKQLVEMQHRNDELTSLAEEARSLKDELDILRSCSDRAVKLEASVETYRKKLEDLGDLRRQVKVLEEKSMTYMQNTVSLEEELRKANASRAQLEMYKRQVQELHRKLSEETRRADNLAFEMKKFEEKLETVIKEKERIIIERDSLKETNEELRCTQAQQDQLLQAGIFRAGDASHDNLAAEMLPIEFREKFIRLQHENKMLRLEREGSENERIAELQALLEEAHRHRSELDTENRLNRERITELQLQVEDLQKALQGQGSKAEDSHLKKKLDAHMVQLNQAQDEIMKKKELIEDLQPDSAQTTLKIDELLAALKKKDEDMRAMEDRYKMYLEKARNVIRALDPKLNPATAEIQSLKNQLAEKDKRIFSLERECEQAKLREYEEKLIVTAWYNKSLNFQKMAIESRLAGRSNSTMVPPGQSFLAQQRQVTNARRTLSINTPATSSK